In bacterium, a single window of DNA contains:
- a CDS encoding SDR family oxidoreductase encodes GAMAAAAVREFGTVDVLVSNAGIGFPDPVLEITEERWDRVLDVNLKGALFCAQALLPAMLARGEGALVFVSSIAGRRSSLINGAQYTCSKYGLVGLTRHLAAELAGRGVRVNCVCPGPTETDLLDRFTDAAGRQAIVERTPLRRLALPEDIAEVIAFAASPRARHVHGAILDVNGGLF; translated from the coding sequence GGCGCGATGGCGGCCGCGGCGGTCCGGGAGTTCGGGACGGTCGACGTGCTCGTGTCGAACGCCGGGATTGGGTTTCCGGATCCGGTGCTCGAGATCACCGAGGAGCGGTGGGACCGCGTGCTCGACGTGAACCTCAAGGGCGCCCTGTTCTGCGCGCAGGCGCTGCTGCCGGCGATGCTGGCCCGGGGCGAGGGGGCGCTCGTCTTCGTGTCGTCCATCGCCGGACGGCGCTCGAGTCTCATCAACGGCGCGCAGTACACGTGCTCCAAGTACGGCCTGGTGGGGCTGACCCGCCACCTCGCTGCGGAGCTCGCCGGGCGCGGGGTGCGGGTCAACTGCGTCTGTCCCGGGCCCACGGAGACGGATCTCCTCGACCGGTTTACGGACGCCGCCGGGCGTCAGGCCATCGTCGAGCGCACCCCGCTGCGCCGCCTGGCCCTACCGGAGGACATCGCGGAGGTTATCGCGTTCGCCGCGTCGCCCCGCGCCCGCCACGTCCACGGTGCGATCCTGGACGTCAACGGCGGCCTGTTCTGA